One part of the Segnochrobactrum spirostomi genome encodes these proteins:
- a CDS encoding glutathione S-transferase family protein codes for MLTLYHYPFSPACRFVRLILAEYGVRHELVLERHWERRKQLLAMNPGGFLPVAVENDGPPIVGAGPILEYLDETRGYAQGEKRLMPDHPDRRAETRRLVEWFLQKFEDEVIGHLVHERIYKLDMPTALGGGAPESAVLRVARANMRHHMRYIEYLTGTRNWLAGDHITFADLAAAAELSCADYLGEVPWAENDHAKTWYARVKSRPSFRPLLGETVRGMPPVPSYQDLDF; via the coding sequence ATGCTCACCCTCTATCATTATCCTTTTTCGCCCGCTTGCCGTTTTGTCCGCCTGATCCTCGCCGAGTACGGGGTTCGGCACGAACTGGTGCTCGAACGTCACTGGGAGCGGCGCAAGCAGCTTCTGGCGATGAATCCGGGCGGCTTTCTTCCCGTGGCGGTGGAAAATGACGGCCCGCCGATCGTCGGCGCCGGCCCCATTCTCGAATATCTCGACGAGACGCGCGGCTATGCCCAGGGCGAGAAGCGGCTGATGCCGGACCATCCCGACCGCCGCGCCGAGACGCGCCGGCTCGTCGAATGGTTCCTGCAGAAATTCGAAGACGAGGTGATCGGCCATCTCGTCCACGAGCGCATCTACAAGCTCGACATGCCGACCGCGCTCGGCGGCGGTGCGCCCGAATCGGCGGTGCTGCGCGTCGCGCGGGCCAACATGCGCCACCATATGCGCTATATCGAATATCTGACCGGCACCCGGAACTGGCTCGCCGGCGACCACATCACCTTCGCCGACCTCGCGGCCGCGGCGGAGCTGTCGTGTGCCGATTATCTGGGCGAGGTGCCGTGGGCCGAGAACGACCACGCCAAGACCTGGTATGCGCGGGTGAAGTCCCGCCCCTCGTTCCGTCCGCTGCTCGGCGAGACGGTGCGCGGCATGCCGCCGGTGCCGAGCTACCAGGATCTGGACTTCTGA
- the queG gene encoding tRNA epoxyqueuosine(34) reductase QueG, with protein sequence MKPAAAAAHLRRRAAELGFDSCRIAAPQSSPEQAERLATFLAAGRHGTMDWLAEEPERRADPRALWPEVRAVVMLGVNYGPAADAWAALARPECGVVSVYARNRDYHDVIKGRLKMLGQSLAARAGGSFKVFVDTAPVMEKPLAARAGLGWQGKHTNLVSRDFGSWLFLGALFTTLELPPDAPESDHCGRCRACLDACPTDAFPAPYQIDPRRCVSYLTIEHKGPIDRALRRGIGNRIYGCDDCLAACPWNKFAEAGRETKLAARDDLAAPALADLAELDDAAFRARFSGSPIKRIGRDRFVRNVLIAIGNSGDAGFLPILARRLGDGSALVRGAAVWALARLATPDAFDAARARHLAAENDANVRDEWRLGADDI encoded by the coding sequence CTGAAGCCCGCCGCGGCCGCGGCGCACCTGCGCCGCCGCGCCGCCGAGCTCGGCTTCGATTCCTGCCGGATCGCCGCCCCCCAATCGTCCCCTGAACAGGCCGAGCGCCTCGCAACCTTCCTCGCCGCCGGCCGCCACGGCACGATGGACTGGCTCGCCGAAGAGCCGGAGCGACGCGCCGACCCCCGCGCTCTGTGGCCCGAGGTCCGCGCCGTCGTGATGCTCGGGGTGAATTACGGCCCCGCAGCCGACGCCTGGGCGGCGCTCGCACGGCCCGAATGCGGGGTCGTCTCCGTCTATGCCCGCAACCGCGATTATCACGACGTCATCAAGGGCCGCCTCAAGATGCTCGGCCAGAGCCTCGCGGCCCGGGCCGGCGGCAGCTTCAAGGTGTTCGTCGACACCGCACCGGTGATGGAAAAGCCGCTCGCCGCCCGCGCCGGGCTCGGCTGGCAGGGCAAGCACACCAACCTCGTTTCCCGCGACTTCGGCTCCTGGCTCTTTCTCGGTGCGCTGTTCACCACGCTCGAATTGCCGCCGGATGCGCCGGAGAGCGATCATTGCGGCCGCTGCCGGGCCTGCCTCGACGCCTGCCCGACCGACGCCTTCCCGGCGCCGTATCAGATCGATCCGCGACGCTGCGTCTCCTATCTGACGATCGAGCACAAGGGTCCGATCGACCGCGCCCTGCGCCGCGGCATCGGCAACCGCATCTATGGCTGCGACGATTGTCTCGCCGCCTGCCCGTGGAACAAGTTCGCCGAGGCCGGGCGGGAGACGAAGCTCGCCGCGCGGGACGATCTCGCCGCGCCCGCCTTGGCCGATCTCGCCGAGCTCGACGACGCGGCCTTCCGCGCGCGCTTCTCCGGCTCCCCGATCAAGCGCATCGGACGCGACCGCTTCGTGCGCAACGTCCTGATCGCGATCGGCAATTCCGGCGACGCGGGATTTCTGCCGATCCTCGCCCGCCGTCTCGGCGACGGCTCGGCGCTGGTGCGCGGGGCGGCGGTGTGGGCGCTGGCGCGCCTCGCAACGCCGGACGCGTTCGACGCGGCCCGCGCCCGCCACCTTGCCGCCGAGAACGATGCGAACGTGCGGGACGAATGGAGGCTCGGCGCCGATGACATCTGA
- the ispG gene encoding flavodoxin-dependent (E)-4-hydroxy-3-methylbut-2-enyl-diphosphate synthase — protein sequence MLASTSPASDLAPSAAGEAGPLPRRRTVAVDVGGVLVGGGQPIVVQSMTNTDTADIEATVAQVAALARAGSEIVRITVDRPEAAAAVPHIRDRLLLRGVTVPLVGDFHYIGHRLLADHPACAEALAKFRINPGNVGFKEKKDRQFGAIVELAAKLGKAVRIGVNWGSLDQELLTHLMDENAKSATPLTAAAILREAIVRSALLSAERAEEIGLPRNRIILSAKVSQVQDLIAVYRDLARRSDHALHLGLTEAGMGSKGIVASSAALSVLLQEGIGDTIRISLTPEPGGDRTLEVKVAQELLQTMGFRTFMPVVAACPGCGRTTSTVFQELAKTIEAHLSERMPVWRETYPGVETLKVAVMGCIVNGPGESKHADIGISLPGTGEVPSAPVFIDGAKATTLKGPTIGDDFLAMVEDYIERRFGQGARAATETAA from the coding sequence ATGCTCGCCTCGACGTCCCCCGCCTCCGATCTCGCGCCCTCCGCCGCCGGTGAAGCCGGGCCGCTGCCGCGGCGCCGCACCGTCGCGGTCGATGTCGGCGGCGTTCTCGTCGGCGGCGGGCAGCCGATCGTCGTCCAGTCGATGACGAACACCGACACCGCCGACATCGAGGCGACGGTGGCCCAGGTCGCGGCGCTCGCCCGCGCCGGCTCCGAGATCGTCCGCATCACGGTTGATCGGCCGGAGGCGGCCGCCGCGGTGCCGCACATCCGCGACCGGCTCCTGCTGCGCGGCGTCACCGTCCCCCTCGTCGGCGACTTTCATTATATCGGCCACCGCCTGCTCGCCGATCATCCGGCCTGCGCCGAGGCGCTGGCGAAGTTCCGCATCAATCCGGGCAATGTCGGCTTCAAGGAGAAGAAGGACCGCCAGTTCGGGGCGATCGTCGAACTCGCCGCGAAGCTCGGCAAGGCGGTGCGCATCGGCGTCAATTGGGGCTCGCTCGATCAGGAGCTCCTGACCCACCTGATGGACGAGAACGCGAAGAGCGCGACCCCGCTCACCGCGGCCGCCATCCTGCGCGAGGCGATCGTGCGCTCGGCGCTCCTCTCGGCCGAGCGTGCCGAGGAGATCGGGCTGCCGCGCAACCGCATCATTCTGTCGGCTAAGGTCTCGCAGGTGCAGGACCTGATCGCGGTCTACCGCGACCTCGCCCGCCGCAGCGACCACGCCTTGCATCTCGGCCTCACCGAGGCCGGCATGGGCTCGAAGGGCATCGTCGCCTCGTCGGCGGCCCTCTCGGTGCTGCTCCAGGAGGGCATCGGCGACACCATCCGCATCTCGCTCACGCCCGAGCCCGGCGGCGACCGCACGCTCGAGGTGAAGGTCGCCCAGGAGCTCCTGCAGACCATGGGCTTCCGCACCTTCATGCCGGTCGTCGCCGCCTGCCCCGGCTGCGGCCGCACCACGTCCACGGTGTTCCAGGAACTCGCCAAGACGATCGAAGCGCATCTCTCCGAGCGCATGCCGGTCTGGCGCGAGACCTATCCCGGCGTCGAGACACTGAAGGTCGCGGTGATGGGCTGCATCGTCAACGGCCCGGGCGAGTCCAAGCACGCCGACATCGGCATCTCGCTGCCCGGCACCGGCGAAGTCCCCTCCGCCCCGGTCTTCATCGACGGTGCCAAGGCGACCACCCTCAAGGGCCCGACCATCGGCGACGACTTCCTGGCGATGGTCGAGGATTATATCGAGCGCCGCTTCGGCCAGGGCGCCCGGGCGGCGACCGAAACGGCCGCCTGA
- the putA gene encoding trifunctional transcriptional regulator/proline dehydrogenase/L-glutamate gamma-semialdehyde dehydrogenase, with the protein MATTIGVKIDDTLRARLKGAADRIGRSPHWLVKQSMMALIERIERGEDVSGLIGDQVSDATPETAPEEASPHPTPFLEFAQSVQPQSVLRAKITAAYRRPEPECLPLLVSEASFSGAVTEPARDLARRLVTALRSKKRAGGVEGLIHEYALSSQEGVALMCLAEALLRIPDRATRDALIRDKIGLGDWESHIGRSPSPFVNAATWGLLVTGRLTTTSSEKSLSSALTRLIGKGGEPLIRKGVDIAMRMMGEQFVTGQTISEALANSRRHEAKGFRYSYDMLGEAATTAHDAERYYADYEQAIHAIGKASGGRGIYEGPGISIKLSALHPRYARAKQERVIGELLPKVKALAALARRYDIGLNIDAEEADRLEISLDLLEALAFDPDLAGWNGIGFVVQAYQKRCPFVIDWLIDLARRSRRRIMVRLVKGAYWDSEIKRAQVDGLEGFPVFTRKIYTDVSYLACAKKLLAAPDAVYPQFATHNALTLATIHALAGPNYYAGQYEFQCLHGMGEPLYEEVVGRDKLNRPCRIYAPVGTHETLLAYLVRRLLENGANTSFVNRIADPAVSIDELIADPVAAARAIEPLGAPHPRIPLPRDLFAPARLNSAGLDLSNEQRLASLSAALLSGAETSFRAVPLLADGPRDGDARTVVNPADHRDVVGVVVEATPEIVEAALAQSAAAAPIWQSTPPEERAACLERAADLMEAKLPSLIGLVVREAGKSLGNAIGEVREAVDFLRYYASLVRTHFSNDTHRPLGTIVCISPWNFPLAIFTGQVAAALAAGNAVVAKPAEETPLIAAEAVRLLHEAGVPAGAVELVPGAGDVGAALVADPRTRGVMFTGSTEVARLIAAELAGRLSPDGRPIPLIAETGGQNALIVDSSALAEQVVGDVIVSAFDSAGQRCSALRILCLQEEAAERTLTMLKGALAELTVGNPDRLATDVGPVITADARDRILAHVEGMKAKGHAVEALPLGQQARHGTFVAPTIIEIGRIADVEREVFGPVLHVVRYARDDLDRLIADINASGYGLTFGVHTRIDETIARVSEQVEAGNVYVNRNLIGAVVGVQPFGGRGLSGTGPKAGGPLYLYRLLAARPADHFLAAFASAGEPREQAAARAFRDWLTKEGRTAEAAQVEAAIGRSLVGREIELPGPVGERNLYRIEPRGLVLAKVATEAGLVAAVAAALAAGNPVAVDAAPAAADLLARLPKPLAEHIRKVAPDMVPDDIRAVLYEGDGDALAAFNRRLAARPGPIVQIHAVEVRPVAGDGLTVADIPLEGLVEERSISTNTAAAGGNASLMSIG; encoded by the coding sequence ATGGCGACCACCATCGGCGTGAAGATCGACGACACCCTGCGCGCCCGGCTCAAGGGCGCGGCCGATCGGATCGGCCGCTCGCCGCACTGGCTCGTCAAGCAATCGATGATGGCGCTGATCGAGCGGATCGAGCGCGGCGAGGACGTCTCCGGCCTGATCGGCGATCAGGTCTCCGACGCGACGCCGGAGACCGCCCCGGAGGAGGCCTCCCCGCACCCGACGCCGTTCCTCGAATTCGCCCAGTCGGTACAGCCGCAGAGCGTGCTCAGGGCCAAGATCACCGCGGCCTATCGCCGGCCGGAGCCGGAATGCCTTCCCCTCCTCGTCTCCGAGGCGAGCTTCTCGGGCGCCGTGACGGAGCCCGCCCGCGACCTCGCCCGCCGTCTCGTCACCGCGCTGCGCTCGAAGAAGCGCGCCGGCGGTGTCGAGGGCCTGATCCACGAATATGCGCTGTCGAGCCAGGAGGGCGTGGCGCTGATGTGCCTCGCCGAGGCGCTGTTGCGCATTCCCGACCGGGCGACCCGCGACGCCCTCATCCGCGACAAGATCGGCCTCGGCGACTGGGAGAGCCATATTGGCCGCAGCCCCTCGCCGTTCGTCAACGCGGCGACCTGGGGCCTCCTCGTCACCGGGCGGCTCACCACCACGTCGAGCGAGAAGAGCCTGTCCTCGGCGCTGACGCGGCTGATCGGCAAGGGCGGCGAGCCCCTGATCCGCAAGGGCGTCGACATCGCCATGCGGATGATGGGCGAGCAGTTCGTGACGGGGCAGACGATCTCCGAGGCGCTCGCCAACAGCCGCCGCCACGAGGCGAAGGGCTTCCGCTATTCCTACGACATGCTGGGTGAGGCGGCGACCACCGCCCACGACGCCGAGCGCTACTACGCCGATTACGAGCAGGCGATCCACGCCATCGGCAAGGCCTCCGGCGGCCGCGGCATCTATGAAGGGCCGGGCATCTCGATCAAGCTCTCGGCGCTCCATCCGCGCTATGCCCGCGCCAAGCAGGAGCGGGTGATCGGCGAACTGCTCCCGAAGGTGAAGGCGCTCGCCGCGCTCGCCCGCCGCTACGATATCGGCCTCAACATCGATGCCGAGGAGGCCGACCGTCTCGAAATCTCGCTCGATCTCCTGGAAGCGCTCGCCTTCGATCCCGACCTTGCCGGCTGGAACGGCATCGGCTTCGTCGTGCAGGCCTACCAGAAGCGTTGCCCGTTCGTGATCGATTGGCTGATCGATCTCGCCCGCCGCTCGCGCCGGCGCATCATGGTCCGCCTCGTCAAGGGCGCCTATTGGGACAGCGAGATCAAGCGCGCCCAGGTCGACGGCCTCGAAGGCTTCCCCGTCTTCACCCGCAAGATCTACACGGACGTCTCCTACCTCGCCTGCGCCAAGAAGCTGCTTGCCGCGCCCGACGCCGTCTATCCGCAGTTCGCGACCCACAATGCCCTGACGCTCGCGACCATCCACGCGCTCGCGGGGCCGAATTATTATGCCGGGCAATATGAGTTCCAGTGCCTCCACGGCATGGGCGAGCCGCTCTACGAGGAGGTGGTCGGCCGCGACAAGCTGAACCGGCCGTGCCGCATCTATGCGCCGGTCGGCACCCACGAGACGCTGCTCGCCTACCTCGTGCGCCGCCTCCTCGAGAACGGCGCCAACACCTCGTTCGTCAACCGCATCGCCGATCCGGCGGTCTCGATCGACGAGCTCATCGCCGATCCGGTCGCCGCCGCCCGGGCGATCGAGCCGCTCGGCGCGCCGCATCCGCGGATCCCCCTGCCGCGCGATCTGTTTGCCCCGGCCCGGCTCAATTCCGCGGGCCTCGACCTCTCCAACGAACAGCGCCTCGCCTCGCTGTCGGCGGCGCTTCTGTCGGGCGCCGAGACCTCGTTCCGCGCCGTGCCGCTGCTCGCCGACGGCCCGCGCGACGGCGATGCCCGCACCGTCGTCAACCCGGCCGACCATCGCGACGTCGTCGGCGTCGTCGTCGAGGCGACGCCGGAGATCGTCGAGGCGGCCCTCGCCCAATCGGCCGCGGCCGCCCCGATCTGGCAATCGACCCCGCCCGAAGAGCGCGCCGCCTGTCTCGAGCGCGCGGCCGACCTGATGGAGGCGAAGTTGCCCTCCCTCATCGGGCTCGTGGTGCGCGAAGCCGGCAAGTCGCTCGGCAACGCCATCGGCGAGGTGCGCGAGGCGGTCGATTTCCTGCGTTATTATGCGAGCCTCGTCCGCACCCACTTCTCCAACGACACCCACCGGCCGCTCGGCACGATCGTGTGCATCAGCCCGTGGAACTTCCCGCTCGCGATCTTCACCGGGCAGGTCGCCGCGGCGCTCGCCGCCGGCAACGCGGTGGTCGCCAAGCCCGCCGAGGAGACGCCGCTGATCGCGGCGGAAGCGGTGCGCCTGCTCCACGAGGCGGGCGTGCCGGCGGGCGCGGTGGAACTGGTGCCCGGCGCGGGCGACGTCGGCGCGGCGCTCGTCGCCGATCCGCGCACGCGGGGCGTGATGTTCACCGGCTCGACCGAGGTCGCCCGGCTGATCGCCGCCGAACTCGCGGGCCGGCTCAGCCCGGACGGCCGCCCGATCCCGCTCATCGCCGAGACCGGCGGCCAGAACGCCCTCATCGTCGACAGCTCGGCGCTCGCCGAGCAGGTCGTCGGCGACGTCATCGTCTCGGCCTTCGATTCGGCCGGCCAGCGCTGCTCGGCGCTGCGCATTCTCTGCCTTCAGGAGGAGGCGGCCGAGCGCACGCTGACCATGCTCAAGGGTGCGCTCGCCGAACTCACGGTCGGCAATCCCGACCGGCTCGCGACCGATGTCGGCCCGGTCATCACCGCGGACGCCCGCGACCGCATCCTCGCCCACGTCGAGGGTATGAAGGCGAAGGGGCATGCGGTCGAAGCCCTGCCGCTCGGCCAGCAGGCCCGCCACGGCACCTTCGTCGCCCCGACCATCATCGAGATCGGGCGCATCGCCGACGTCGAGCGCGAGGTGTTCGGCCCGGTGCTCCACGTCGTGCGCTATGCCCGCGACGATCTCGACCGCCTGATCGCCGACATCAACGCCTCGGGATACGGGCTCACCTTCGGCGTCCACACCCGGATCGACGAGACCATCGCCCGGGTGTCGGAGCAGGTCGAGGCGGGCAACGTCTACGTCAACCGCAACCTGATCGGCGCCGTGGTCGGTGTGCAGCCGTTCGGCGGCCGCGGCCTCTCCGGCACCGGACCGAAGGCGGGCGGGCCGCTCTATCTCTATCGCCTGCTCGCGGCGCGCCCCGCCGACCATTTCCTCGCCGCCTTCGCCTCCGCCGGCGAACCACGGGAACAGGCGGCGGCCCGCGCCTTCCGCGACTGGCTGACCAAGGAGGGCCGCACCGCCGAGGCCGCCCAGGTCGAGGCGGCGATCGGCCGTTCCCTGGTCGGCCGCGAGATCGAGCTCCCCGGCCCCGTCGGCGAGCGCAATCTCTACCGGATCGAGCCGCGCGGCCTCGTGCTCGCCAAGGTCGCGACCGAGGCCGGTCTCGTCGCCGCGGTCGCGGCGGCGCTCGCCGCGGGCAATCCGGTCGCGGTCGACGCCGCGCCCGCGGCCGCCGATCTCCTCGCCCGGCTGCCGAAGCCCCTCGCCGAGCATATCCGCAAGGTCGCGCCCGACATGGTGCCCGACGACATCCGGGCCGTGCTCTACGAAGGCGACGGCGACGCGCTCGCGGCCTTCAACCGCCGCCTCGCCGCCCGGCCGGGGCCGATCGTCCAGATCCATGCGGTCGAGGTCCGCCCGGTCGCCGGCGACGGTCTCACCGTCGCCGACATCCCGCTCGAAGGCCTCGTCGAGGAGCGCTCGATCTCCACCAACACCGCCGCCGCCGGCGGCAACGCGAGCCTGATGTCGATCGGGTGA
- a CDS encoding complex I NDUFA9 subunit family protein, which translates to MAEALKEQVVTIFGGSGFIGRHVVRALAHRGYRVRPAVRRPDLAGYLQTLGMAGQVLPVQANLRYRWSVDRAVEGASAVVNLVGILAEGGRQSFEAVQAFGARAVAEATRGAGIGTFVHVSAIGADANSPSSYARTKAKGEAAVREVVPEAVIMRPSLVFGPEDGFFNLFGSLARSLPFLPVIGGDTKAQPVFVGDVATAIADAVEAGIRRTAHFSDPSPVKAGTTYELGGPEVKTFHELIALVNEQTGRKRPLIGIPAGLAKLQASVLQLLPNPMLTVDQVKLLQHDNVVSAAAAAEGRTLEGLGIAPTSLAAILPTYLTQYRPHGQYDTRLTA; encoded by the coding sequence ATGGCTGAAGCGTTGAAGGAACAGGTCGTCACCATATTCGGCGGTTCCGGCTTCATCGGGCGCCATGTGGTCCGCGCGCTGGCGCACCGCGGCTACCGCGTGCGCCCGGCCGTGCGCCGGCCCGACCTCGCCGGCTACCTCCAGACCCTCGGCATGGCCGGTCAGGTTCTCCCGGTCCAGGCCAACCTTCGCTATCGCTGGTCGGTCGACCGCGCGGTGGAAGGCGCCTCGGCGGTCGTGAACCTGGTCGGCATCCTCGCCGAAGGCGGGCGTCAGAGCTTCGAGGCGGTCCAGGCGTTCGGGGCCCGTGCCGTCGCCGAGGCGACCCGCGGCGCCGGCATCGGCACCTTCGTCCACGTCTCGGCGATCGGCGCCGACGCGAACTCCCCGTCGTCCTATGCCCGCACCAAGGCGAAGGGCGAGGCGGCCGTGCGCGAGGTCGTGCCGGAGGCCGTCATCATGCGGCCCTCGCTGGTGTTCGGGCCGGAGGACGGCTTCTTCAACCTGTTCGGCTCGCTCGCCCGCAGCCTGCCCTTCCTGCCGGTGATCGGCGGCGACACCAAGGCGCAGCCGGTGTTCGTCGGCGACGTCGCCACGGCCATCGCCGACGCGGTCGAAGCCGGCATCCGCCGCACCGCCCATTTCTCCGACCCGTCGCCGGTGAAGGCCGGCACGACCTACGAGCTCGGCGGTCCGGAAGTGAAGACCTTCCACGAGTTGATTGCCCTCGTGAACGAGCAGACCGGCCGCAAGCGCCCGCTGATCGGCATCCCGGCCGGCCTCGCCAAGCTCCAGGCCTCGGTGCTCCAGCTCCTGCCGAACCCGATGCTCACCGTCGATCAGGTGAAGCTGCTCCAGCACGACAACGTCGTGTCGGCGGCGGCCGCCGCCGAGGGCCGCACCCTCGAAGGCCTCGGCATCGCCCCGACCTCGCTCGCCGCGATCCTGCCGACCTACCTCACCCAGTACCGCCCGCACGGCCAGTACGACACCCGCCTGACGGCTTAA
- the murA gene encoding UDP-N-acetylglucosamine 1-carboxyvinyltransferase has translation MDKIRVVGGKALTGSIPISGAKNAALPLMIASLLTDETLTLENLPRLRDVQLLFQILSNHGVDHSIQGKRNGQDEMSGQTVDLSARAIVDTTAPYELVSRMRASFWVIGPLLARMGEARVSLPGGCAIGTRPVDFFIQGLKALGAEIDIERGYAVARAPAGGLIGNRVVFPKVSVGATHTIMMAAALARGETVIENAAREPEVADVARCLVAMGARIEGAGTSTIHIEGVPRLGGARHRVLPDRIETGTYAMAVAMAGGDVVLEGASADLLEAPLETLRQAGAEIDVLNHGIRVRRNGHGIHAVSITTEPYPGFPTDLQAQLMALMTRAKGTSTITETIFENRFMHVQELARLGADIHLDGQTATINGVSTLKGAPVMATDLRASVSLVIAGLAAEGETEVHRVYHLDRGFERLEDKLTRCGAEIERISA, from the coding sequence ATGGACAAAATCAGGGTCGTCGGCGGCAAGGCGCTTACGGGATCGATTCCGATCTCCGGCGCCAAGAACGCGGCGTTGCCGCTGATGATTGCGAGCCTCCTCACCGACGAGACGCTGACGCTCGAGAACCTGCCGCGCCTGCGCGACGTGCAGCTCCTGTTCCAGATCCTGTCGAACCATGGCGTCGATCATTCGATTCAAGGCAAGCGCAACGGCCAGGACGAGATGAGCGGCCAGACGGTCGATCTCTCCGCCCGCGCCATCGTCGACACCACCGCGCCCTACGAGCTCGTCTCCAGGATGCGCGCGAGCTTCTGGGTGATCGGGCCGCTGCTCGCCCGCATGGGCGAGGCGCGGGTGTCGCTGCCGGGCGGCTGCGCCATCGGCACCCGGCCGGTCGACTTCTTCATCCAGGGCCTCAAGGCGCTCGGCGCCGAGATCGACATCGAGCGCGGCTATGCCGTCGCCCGGGCGCCCGCGGGCGGCCTCATCGGCAACCGCGTCGTGTTCCCGAAGGTCTCGGTCGGCGCGACCCACACCATCATGATGGCGGCGGCGCTCGCCCGCGGCGAGACGGTGATCGAGAACGCCGCCCGCGAGCCGGAAGTCGCCGACGTCGCCCGCTGCCTCGTCGCCATGGGCGCCCGCATCGAAGGCGCCGGCACCTCGACGATCCACATCGAGGGCGTGCCGCGGCTCGGCGGCGCCCGCCACCGTGTACTGCCCGACCGTATCGAGACCGGCACCTATGCGATGGCGGTCGCCATGGCCGGCGGCGACGTGGTGCTCGAGGGCGCCTCGGCAGACCTGCTCGAAGCCCCGCTCGAGACGCTGCGCCAGGCCGGCGCCGAGATCGACGTGCTCAACCACGGCATCCGCGTGCGCCGCAACGGCCACGGCATCCACGCCGTCTCGATCACCACCGAGCCCTATCCGGGCTTCCCGACCGACCTTCAGGCCCAGCTCATGGCGCTGATGACCCGGGCGAAGGGCACCTCGACGATCACCGAGACGATCTTCGAGAACCGCTTCATGCACGTCCAGGAGCTCGCCCGCCTCGGCGCCGACATCCATCTCGACGGCCAGACCGCGACGATCAACGGCGTCTCGACCCTGAAGGGCGCGCCGGTGATGGCGACCGACCTGCGCGCGTCCGTCTCCCTCGTCATCGCCGGCCTCGCCGCCGAAGGCGAGACCGAGGTCCACCGCGTCTATCATCTCGACCGCGGCTTCGAGCGGCTCGAGGACAAGCTGACCCGCTGCGGCGCCGAGATCGAGCGCATCTCCGCCTGA
- a CDS encoding SDR family oxidoreductase produces MSDETRLPLAASPASPASAADGDPLAAFDGARVVVVGCGYSGSAFLRRIAGRATSVVATSRSPRRFPELAALGATPIAYDGAGPSADLAAALAEASHVVASAPPDADGDPLLRHHRADLVAAPSLVWMGYYSTVGVYGDHGGAWVDETSECRPTAERGVRRIEAESAWLDLAEGDGVPVAVMRLAGIYGPGRNAFVNLADGSAKRVVKVGQKFSRIHVGDIAGATIAAAAALASGLFNICDDEPAPPQDVVAYAATLMGIAPPPEVPFENAELSPMARSFYSESRQVSNAKLRTALGYAMLYPTYREALETMWRDGTWRDEAAA; encoded by the coding sequence ATGAGTGACGAGACCCGCCTCCCCCTCGCCGCGTCTCCCGCGTCTCCCGCGTCCGCGGCCGACGGCGATCCGCTCGCGGCGTTCGACGGCGCCCGGGTCGTGGTGGTCGGCTGCGGCTATTCGGGATCGGCCTTCCTGCGGCGCATCGCCGGCCGCGCGACCTCGGTCGTCGCGACGAGCCGCAGCCCGCGGCGCTTCCCGGAGCTCGCCGCCCTCGGCGCCACGCCGATCGCCTATGACGGCGCCGGCCCGTCCGCCGACCTCGCGGCGGCGCTCGCCGAGGCGAGCCACGTCGTCGCCTCGGCGCCGCCGGACGCCGACGGGGATCCGCTGTTGCGCCATCACCGGGCCGATCTCGTCGCCGCGCCGTCGCTCGTGTGGATGGGCTATTATTCGACCGTCGGGGTCTACGGCGACCATGGCGGCGCCTGGGTCGACGAGACCAGCGAATGCCGGCCGACGGCCGAGCGCGGCGTGCGGCGCATCGAGGCGGAGAGCGCCTGGCTCGACCTCGCGGAAGGCGACGGCGTCCCCGTCGCGGTCATGCGCCTCGCCGGCATCTACGGTCCTGGCCGCAACGCCTTCGTCAATCTCGCCGACGGCAGCGCGAAACGGGTGGTGAAGGTGGGCCAGAAGTTCAGCCGCATCCATGTCGGCGACATCGCCGGGGCGACCATCGCCGCCGCGGCCGCGCTCGCCTCCGGCCTGTTCAACATCTGCGACGACGAGCCGGCCCCGCCCCAGGACGTCGTCGCCTACGCCGCGACGCTGATGGGCATCGCGCCGCCGCCGGAGGTGCCGTTCGAAAATGCGGAGCTGAGCCCCATGGCGCGCTCGTTCTACAGCGAGAGCCGCCAGGTCTCGAACGCCAAGCTGCGCACCGCGCTCGGCTACGCGATGCTCTACCCGACCTATCGCGAGGCCCTCGAGACGATGTGGCGGGACGGCACATGGCGCGACGAGGCCGCCGCCTGA